CTCTCCTGACCGCCGTGCGGCATGCTGATGCGCATGGACACTCCTGAGACACTCGCGGACGTGCGCGCGCGGATCGACGCCATCGACGGGCGGCTCGTCCGGCTGCTGGCCGAACGCGAGGGGCTGGTGCGCGCGGCCGCCGCCTTCAAGCGCGACGAACAGGGCGTCCGCGCGCCCGACCGGGTCGAGCGGGTCGTCGCGCTGGCGCGCGAGAGGGCCGCGGACGCCGGGCTCTCGCCCGAGGTCGCCGAGACGGTGTGGCGCGCGATGATCGGCGCGTTCATCGACCTGGAGCTGGACGAGCACGCGACACGCCGCGGGTGGTCGCGGGCGGCGGATTAGAAACAGGGCCGCGGCGCGTTGAAGCAGGTGGACCCAGCCCCCCGACCAAGGAGGACGCTCCCCGATGGCCCTCAAGCGACCGTCCTTCCTGCCGTCCCTGGACGAGCTCGAACAGCAGGCCCAGAGCAGGTCGTCCCAGCGCGGGCGCCCCGGCTCCCACTTCGACCACCCCACCGCGAAGGCCCTGTTCGTGGCCGTCCTGGCCGTGACCGTCATCGCCCACGTCGTCGGCGGCATCGTCTTCCTCGTCCTGGGCCACTGACCCGCCGGTCAGGCCAGGAAGTCCGGGACGGTTCGCGCGTAGCGAGCGGGATCGTCCGACCACGGGTCGTGCGCCTTCGCCCGCAATGACAAAACAAGGTGCCGGGGACGGGCGGAAGGGCCATGGTGAAGGGATGCTGGTCGATCACTTCCCGCCGCTCGGGTTGCGGCTGACGACACCGCGGCTGGAGCTGCGCCTGCCCTCGCCCGAGGAACTCGCCGCGCTGGCCGACCTCGCCGCCGAGGGCGTCCACGACCCGGAGACGATGCCGTTCATGGTGCCCTGGACGGACCGCCCGCCCGCCGAGGTGGCGCGGGGCGTCGTCCAGCACCACTGGAAGACGCTCGCGGAATGGACTCCCGAGAAGTGGGAGCTCGACCTCACCGTGTTCCATGAGGGCGAAGTCGTCGGGCAGCAGACTCTGTGGGCGCACGACCTCGTCGTCCTCCGGCAGGTCGAGACCGGCTCGTGGCTCGGCCGGCGCCACCAGGGCCAGGGCATCGGCACGGAGATGAGAGCGGCCGTCCTGCATCTGGCCTTCGCGGGCCTGGACGCCGAGGAGGCCGCCTCCGCCGCCTTCGAGGACAGCCACGCCTCGAACGCGGTGTCGCGCAAGCTCGGGTACCAGCCCAACGGCATCGAACGCCACGTCATCCGCGGGGCGGTGACCGTCGAACAGCGGTACCGGCTGACCCGGGCCGACTGGGAACGCCACCGCACCGTCCCCGTCACCATCGAGGGCCTCACCCCCTGCCGGACGATGCTGGGGCTCCCGAGATGACGGAGCGGACGTTCGACGACCTGGTCGCCGAGGCCGGGACGGTGTCCGTGGCGGGCTGGGACTTCTCCTGGCTGGAGGGCCGCGCGACCGAGCAGCGCCCGTCCTGGGGGTACCAGCGGCTGATGAGCGAGCGGCTGGGCCGGGCGCGGGCGGCGCTCGACATCGAGACGGGCGGCGGGGAGGTGCTCGCGGGCGCCGCGGAGTTCCCGCCCGCGATGGCGGCGACCGAGTCGTGGCCGCCGAACATCGCGAAGGCCACGCGCCTCCTGCACCCCAGGGGCGCCGTCGTCGTCGCCGGCTCCGGCGAGTCGCGGCTCCCCTTCGCCGACGAGGCGTTCGACCTGGTCGTCAGCCGCCATCCGGCCACCGTCCGGTGGGCCGAGATCGCGCGTGTCCTCGTCCCGGGCGGGACCTACCTCGCCCAGCATGTCGGCCCGGCGAGCGTCTTCGAGCTGACCGAGTTCTTCCTCGGCCCCCAGCCCGAGGCCCGCCACGCACGGGACCCCGAAGTCGAGAGCGCCGGGGCCCGGGCCGCGGGGCTCGACATCACGGACCTGCGTTCCGAGCGCCTCCGCATGGAGTTCTTCGACATCGGCGCGGTCGTCTACTTCCTGCGCAAGGTCATCTGGATCGTCCCCGGCTTCACCGTCGACGCCCACCGCGACCGCCTGCGCGACCTGGACGAGCGGATCCGGCGCGACGGCGTCTTCACCGCCCATTCGTCCCGCACCCTCATCGAGGCCCGCAAGCCGTCGTGAGGCGGGCGCGCTAGGCGGCGCTCAGGCGGTACGCGGTGCCGGTGCTGCCCTGCACCCAGGCGTCGGGCAGGGCTCCGGCCAGCGCGTGCTGGGCGCGCCAGCCGGTGCAGTGCCCCGGGACGACGAGGCCCGGCGCGAGGTCGGTGAGGGCCGCGACGGTGGGCGGGATGACCGGTTCGAAGGCCGGACCGCCGAGATGCAGCCCGCCGAGGAGCGCGTGCAGTTCGCCGACCCCCGTCAGCCGCTGCGCGTGCCGGACGATGTTGATCGCGCCCGCGTGGCCGCAGCCGGTCAGCACGACCAGCCCGCGGCCCCGGACATGGACGACGAGCGCCTGGTCGTCGAGGACGAGCGGGTCGTGCGCCCACTCCCCGCCCGTCCAGGCCTGGTGCGGGGGCGGCATGCCGTGCTCGAACTCGGTCGTCCGGTCCACCTCGCCGGTGATCAGGACGCTGCCGTCCAGGAGCAGCGAGGGCTCGCGGCGCTCGATGACCTGGAAGCCCTCCCCGTCCAGCGCCCGCCTGCTCAGCGTGGGCAGCTCCTCGGCGTCCCGCCCGGGCACGGCGAGGCGGCGCCTCGTCCAGACCAGCGGATGCAGCACCATCGGCATCGACCGCACGCCGAGCAGGCCCACCATCCCCGCCAGCCCGCCCGCGTGGTCGAAATGGCCGTGGCTGAGCACGACGCCCTGGACGTCACCGAGGTCGATGCCGAGCCTGTCGGCGTTCGTGACCATCGCGTCGGGCGACCGGCCGGTGTCGAACAGCAGGGTGGTGGAGCGCCCGGCCCGGCGCACCGTGACCAGCGCCGAGAAGCCGTGCTCGGCGATCATGCCCGCGGTGGTGCGGCCGCCCTCGAACTGGGGCGCCGCCACGACGCCCGCGCCCCCGCCCGCCCGGCGGATCCGCTCGTCGTCTCCCAGCAGGGCGTCGTAGACGTTGTCGACCAGGGTGACGATCTCTACCTCGTCCACCGGCTCCAGCGCGACGGGATCGACCGCCGCGCCCCTCACCGGGCGCGGCGCCGACGCCGCCGCCTCCCCCGTCCCGCCACCGGTCTCGCACATGGCGGCAGCCCAACCGCCGCCCCGCACGCGGCCCACCTACCGGTCGCAGGCGGCGAGTACATCACCGACGCCGGCTGGACGGCCGTGGCCCGCGAGGACGGCTAGCCGTTGCGTCCCGTGAGGTCGGCCTCGATCCCGTAATGGTCGGACAGGACGGTCGAGCGCCCGCCGGGAAGGCGGACCTTCTCCTTGAACACCAGGCGCGTCTTCGCCTCGATGCCCGGCCTGACCAGGAGCTGGTCGATGGCGCCGATCTCGGCGTACTCGGGGCGGAAGGTCGGTTCGGTGTCGCCGCCGAAAGCATCCCGCAGGCCGGTGTCCGAAATGAAGTCCGCGAGGTCGGGGGAATCGCGGGGGACGTTGAAATCGCCCATCACCACCATCGGTTCCGCCTTCGGAATCCGGTTGACCGCCGCCGCCAGCCGGCGCAGCTCCGCCTTCTCGACCCGCGTGTAGACGTTGGACGGGGACCAGTCCATGTCCAGGTTCGCCGAGAGGTGGGTGTTCACCACGGTGAGGTGACCGCCGGGGAGGCGGACCCGGGTGAACAGGGCGCCCTTGCCCAGCAGCCATTCAGGACGCGCCGGCCTGGCAGGTATGTACGCCCGGAAATGGCTTCGCGTCACCGGATGGCGGGAAAAGGTCACCAGTCCGCCGCGGACGAGCGGGAACATCGGGACGTAGGAGACGTGCGGATACGAGATAGCGGCGCGCCGCAGCAGCCGCAGGACCCGCCACGAGATGACCTCCTGCAGGCAGACGACGTCGTAGTCCGACCGCTCGATCGTCTCGGCGAGGACGCCCATCCGCGCTCGGGCCTCGCCTTTGAAAAGGGTGTTGAACGTGAGGACGCGCGCCTGCATGGCGGCCACTCTATGTCACCGCGTTGCCCATCGCGGTGGCGCCTTCCGATACTGGGCCCACGACCGGACCGCAATACCGGGCACGCTGGACGAGAAAGGTACTGCATGGGATTCCAACTCGGCTTGTTCTCCCCCAACACCGAATCGGGGCTGGCCATCACGACCGCACCGGAGCGATGGCACGCCACCTGGGACGACAATCTCCGGCTCGCGCGGATCGCGGACGAGGTCGGCATCGACTTCCTCCTGCCGGTCGCGCGCTGGACGGACTGGGGGCCGGACACCGACTTCCACCGCAGCGCCCTCGATCCGCTGGTGTGGGCGTCCGGGCTGCTCGCCCAGACGAGCCGGCTCCGCGTGTTCACCACCGTCCACACCGCGTTCCACCACCCCGTCGTCGCGGCCAAGCAGCTCGCGACCGCCGACCACCTCAGCAAGGGGCGGGTCGGGCTGAACATCGTGGCCGGTTGGCACGCTCCCGAATACGAGATGTTCGGCCTCACGCTGCCCGGCGACCACGACACGCGCTACTCCCTCGCGCAGGAGTGGTGGGACGTCGTCAGGCGCATCTGGTCGTCCGACGAGCCGTTCGACCACGAGGGACGGTTCTTCCAGCTCAAGCACGTCGTGGGCAGGCCCAAGCCGTACAACGGGCACAGTCTCCCCGTCATCAACGCCGGGTCGTCCACGCAGGGGCGCTCGTTCGCCGCGCGCAACGCCGACCGGGCGTTCACCGTCGTCGGCGGCCCGCAGGACGGGGCCGAGATCGTGAAGGCCATCCGCACCGAGGCCGCCTCCCACGGCCGGACGGTGGGCGTCTTCACGCTCGGCCACGTCGTCTGCCGCCCGACGAGGAAGGAGGCGGAGGACTTCCTGCGCTACTACGCCGACGAGCGCGCCGACTGGCCCGCCGTCGACGAGGTGATGCGGCTGCAGGGGCTGCACGCGCAGTCGTTCACGCCGGAGATGCTCCAGGTGTACCGCGGCAGGTTCGCGGCCGGGCACGGCAGCTGCCCGCTGGTCGGCGACCCCGACGACGTCGCGGAGGGCCTGGCGGATTTCGCTCATGCGGGATTCGATGGTATCGCTCTGTCGTTCCTCAATTACGCTGACGATTTGGGCTACTTCGCAGCCGAGGTCATGCCGCGGCTGCGCGCCCGAGGTGTTCTGTCCGTCGACCATCAGGAACCGGCCTCCCCACCAGGACGATGACTTCTTCCGCGACGAAACCGCCCCTGTCCGCCCACCGGCGCGTCCTCAGCAAGGACATGGGAGTCCTGCACGACACCGTCGAGCCGTTCGCCGTCGGCCACGACCTCCAGGCACTCGAACCGGACGTGCCGATGGACGGCCTGGTCAACGCCCTCGGCGTGGGCTCGGTCAACCTCGTCTGGGTGCGGTACGGGGGCGGCGGCGTCATCGTGGACACGCCGCCCACGGAGGGACACTTCGCCATGTGCGCGCCCATGGCGCCCATGGGCGTCGAGTACCGGGCCTCCGGCCGCCGGACGACCTCCGCGGGAAGCCTCGTCCTGTCGCACGACGAGTCGATGCGGATGACGCCGCACCCGACGGAGGGCTGCCTGGTCATCGCGACGAGCACCGGGCGGCTCGCCGACCATCTCGGCGCCCACCTCGGGCGCGAGCACGCCCCGCCGCTGCGTTTCCACAACGTCGGGGAGGAGGGCCTCGTGCCGTCCTCGATCGTGGAGCGCACCTGGCGGTACGTGTGCGACGTCCTCGACGACGCGGCGGCGCAGGGCGGCCTCCACCCGCTGGCGGAGCGCAGCCTGGAGGAGTCCCTGCTGACGGCGATCCTGCTCGGCCTGCCCCACACGGGCACGCCGAGCCTCGCCGAGCCCGCCGACCGGGTCCCCCACCATCTGGCCGGGATCATCCGGGA
The sequence above is a segment of the Actinomadura coerulea genome. Coding sequences within it:
- a CDS encoding endonuclease/exonuclease/phosphatase family protein, with the protein product MQARVLTFNTLFKGEARARMGVLAETIERSDYDVVCLQEVISWRVLRLLRRAAISYPHVSYVPMFPLVRGGLVTFSRHPVTRSHFRAYIPARPARPEWLLGKGALFTRVRLPGGHLTVVNTHLSANLDMDWSPSNVYTRVEKAELRRLAAAVNRIPKAEPMVVMGDFNVPRDSPDLADFISDTGLRDAFGGDTEPTFRPEYAEIGAIDQLLVRPGIEAKTRLVFKEKVRLPGGRSTVLSDHYGIEADLTGRNG
- a CDS encoding helix-turn-helix transcriptional regulator, producing MTSSATKPPLSAHRRVLSKDMGVLHDTVEPFAVGHDLQALEPDVPMDGLVNALGVGSVNLVWVRYGGGGVIVDTPPTEGHFAMCAPMAPMGVEYRASGRRTTSAGSLVLSHDESMRMTPHPTEGCLVIATSTGRLADHLGAHLGREHAPPLRFHNVGEEGLVPSSIVERTWRYVCDVLDDAAAQGGLHPLAERSLEESLLTAILLGLPHTGTPSLAEPADRVPHHLAGIIREWVEAHHQRPIGVTDVAAAVGLGVRQLQVVCQTEWGMTPTQLLRGVRLDRARAALTVARPGPGAITEVAGAAGYFHMSRFAAHYRQRFGETPSQTLMRA
- a CDS encoding LLM class flavin-dependent oxidoreductase encodes the protein MGFQLGLFSPNTESGLAITTAPERWHATWDDNLRLARIADEVGIDFLLPVARWTDWGPDTDFHRSALDPLVWASGLLAQTSRLRVFTTVHTAFHHPVVAAKQLATADHLSKGRVGLNIVAGWHAPEYEMFGLTLPGDHDTRYSLAQEWWDVVRRIWSSDEPFDHEGRFFQLKHVVGRPKPYNGHSLPVINAGSSTQGRSFAARNADRAFTVVGGPQDGAEIVKAIRTEAASHGRTVGVFTLGHVVCRPTRKEAEDFLRYYADERADWPAVDEVMRLQGLHAQSFTPEMLQVYRGRFAAGHGSCPLVGDPDDVAEGLADFAHAGFDGIALSFLNYADDLGYFAAEVMPRLRARGVLSVDHQEPASPPGR
- a CDS encoding MBL fold metallo-hydrolase produces the protein MCETGGGTGEAAASAPRPVRGAAVDPVALEPVDEVEIVTLVDNVYDALLGDDERIRRAGGGAGVVAAPQFEGGRTTAGMIAEHGFSALVTVRRAGRSTTLLFDTGRSPDAMVTNADRLGIDLGDVQGVVLSHGHFDHAGGLAGMVGLLGVRSMPMVLHPLVWTRRRLAVPGRDAEELPTLSRRALDGEGFQVIERREPSLLLDGSVLITGEVDRTTEFEHGMPPPHQAWTGGEWAHDPLVLDDQALVVHVRGRGLVVLTGCGHAGAINIVRHAQRLTGVGELHALLGGLHLGGPAFEPVIPPTVAALTDLAPGLVVPGHCTGWRAQHALAGALPDAWVQGSTGTAYRLSAA
- a CDS encoding chorismate mutase; the encoded protein is MDTPETLADVRARIDAIDGRLVRLLAEREGLVRAAAAFKRDEQGVRAPDRVERVVALARERAADAGLSPEVAETVWRAMIGAFIDLELDEHATRRGWSRAAD
- a CDS encoding class I SAM-dependent methyltransferase, which encodes MTERTFDDLVAEAGTVSVAGWDFSWLEGRATEQRPSWGYQRLMSERLGRARAALDIETGGGEVLAGAAEFPPAMAATESWPPNIAKATRLLHPRGAVVVAGSGESRLPFADEAFDLVVSRHPATVRWAEIARVLVPGGTYLAQHVGPASVFELTEFFLGPQPEARHARDPEVESAGARAAGLDITDLRSERLRMEFFDIGAVVYFLRKVIWIVPGFTVDAHRDRLRDLDERIRRDGVFTAHSSRTLIEARKPS
- a CDS encoding GNAT family N-acetyltransferase; amino-acid sequence: MLVDHFPPLGLRLTTPRLELRLPSPEELAALADLAAEGVHDPETMPFMVPWTDRPPAEVARGVVQHHWKTLAEWTPEKWELDLTVFHEGEVVGQQTLWAHDLVVLRQVETGSWLGRRHQGQGIGTEMRAAVLHLAFAGLDAEEAASAAFEDSHASNAVSRKLGYQPNGIERHVIRGAVTVEQRYRLTRADWERHRTVPVTIEGLTPCRTMLGLPR